A genomic stretch from Haloarcula laminariae includes:
- a CDS encoding ABC transporter ATP-binding protein, translated as MAELTLNDVTKIYDDAEGTETAVDEASVTVEDGEFLVLVGPSGCGKSTTLRMIAGLETVTDGTIEIGDREVQHLAPSERDVAMVFQSYALYKRMTARQNMGYGLKHSTDMSSDDRDQRVREGAELLGIEELLDDKPEAMSGGQKQRVALGRAIVRDPDVFLLDEPLSNLDAKLRSHMRTEIQRIQSELGVTAVYVTHDQTEAMTMADRIAIMDDGVIQQVDPPEVAYDHPNNEFVGAFLGSPSMNVFDAVAREDADGYAVNVDGTTLGIIPREAVEDDLAGEPVRFGVRPEDLHLDEAPDDATDVRRFPATVTVTEYQGNDNFVYLDVGDRSLTARVPPGVYPDSGDEVTVSVAAKDVYLFDPETTASIKTRGVGGERTDTQPITRG; from the coding sequence ATGGCTGAACTCACACTCAACGACGTTACGAAAATCTACGACGACGCCGAAGGAACCGAGACCGCCGTCGACGAAGCGTCCGTGACCGTCGAGGACGGCGAGTTCCTCGTCCTGGTCGGGCCCTCGGGCTGCGGGAAGTCGACGACGCTCCGGATGATCGCCGGCCTGGAGACGGTGACCGACGGGACGATCGAGATCGGCGACCGCGAAGTCCAGCACCTCGCGCCGAGCGAGCGCGACGTGGCGATGGTGTTTCAGAGCTACGCACTGTACAAGCGCATGACCGCCCGCCAGAACATGGGCTACGGGCTAAAGCACTCGACCGATATGTCGAGCGACGATCGCGACCAGCGGGTGCGCGAGGGCGCGGAGCTGCTAGGCATCGAGGAACTGCTCGACGACAAGCCCGAGGCGATGAGCGGCGGGCAGAAACAGCGCGTCGCGCTCGGCCGTGCGATCGTCCGCGACCCGGACGTATTCTTACTCGACGAGCCGCTGTCGAACCTCGACGCCAAGCTGCGCTCGCACATGCGCACGGAGATCCAGCGCATTCAGTCGGAGCTCGGCGTCACCGCGGTGTACGTCACCCACGACCAGACCGAGGCGATGACGATGGCCGACCGAATCGCCATCATGGACGACGGCGTCATCCAGCAGGTCGACCCGCCGGAAGTCGCTTACGACCACCCGAACAACGAGTTCGTCGGGGCGTTCCTCGGCAGTCCGTCGATGAACGTCTTCGACGCCGTCGCCCGCGAAGACGCCGACGGGTACGCCGTCAACGTCGACGGCACGACGCTCGGCATAATCCCCCGAGAAGCCGTCGAGGACGACCTCGCCGGCGAGCCGGTCCGCTTCGGCGTCCGCCCCGAAGACCTCCACCTCGACGAAGCGCCGGACGACGCGACTGACGTCCGCCGGTTCCCCGCGACCGTCACGGTCACAGAGTATCAGGGGAACGATAACTTCGTCTACCTCGATGTCGGCGATCGATCGCTGACTGCCCGCGTCCCGCCGGGCGTCTACCCCGATTCCGGCGACGAGGTGACAGTCAGCGTCGCCGCGAAGGACGTCTACCTGTTCGATCCCGAGACCACGGCGTCGATCAAGACGCGCGGCGTCGGCGGTGAGCGCACCGACACGCAACCGATCACTCGCGGCTAA
- a CDS encoding glucoamylase: MTHSQQTATDSIVPQHVDASIDDPTFHLDVLDELSYDAEVDGAVPLASDPDNRYPYVYPRDVASITRAWLTALRHGVRPDASLDRVVDAARFMIAVEDDGWWFQRYGLNGSDQSIYRQEDNLAHGIRIISHAVLALDAADALESADEAFLANAVDCIDAAVAVTRSELYDANAHLIESTTSIHEGAIESGYTLWVNCAFLAALQQAADALDRLEVAGRSADIGRVGDAAERVGKLRSLLEPGVKRCFAVDGTPVPRRHTPDGERDDRPDITLLAPAYFGLEGVFGEHAMRAAERAAASLEDPRLGGLQRFRGFHRDHDVHQHGGNGPWMQYTAWHAQFRFDRGEHERGDEVLSTITGHADAAGHIPEHLSTRERFEQFIEQEWDTGADFEKEFDDDVLRDVPFDRIVEELSHMRTTYDEMAAALEERDVISFAAPLAWCHAEFLTALLKREAQ; encoded by the coding sequence ATGACACATTCGCAGCAGACGGCGACAGACAGTATCGTCCCCCAGCACGTCGACGCGTCGATTGACGACCCGACGTTCCACCTCGACGTGCTGGACGAGTTGAGTTACGACGCCGAGGTCGACGGCGCGGTCCCGCTTGCCAGCGACCCCGACAACCGATATCCCTACGTCTATCCGAGAGACGTCGCCTCAATCACGCGTGCCTGGCTGACGGCGCTGCGTCACGGCGTCCGGCCGGACGCCTCCTTGGATCGCGTCGTCGACGCGGCCCGCTTTATGATCGCCGTCGAGGACGACGGCTGGTGGTTCCAGCGATACGGGCTCAACGGCAGTGACCAGTCGATCTACCGACAGGAGGATAACCTCGCCCACGGCATCAGGATCATCTCGCACGCGGTGCTCGCGCTCGACGCAGCCGACGCCCTCGAATCGGCGGATGAGGCATTCCTGGCGAACGCGGTCGACTGCATCGACGCCGCGGTAGCAGTCACTCGGTCCGAGCTGTACGACGCCAACGCCCACCTGATAGAGAGCACTACGAGCATCCATGAGGGCGCCATCGAGTCCGGCTACACGCTGTGGGTAAACTGCGCATTCCTCGCTGCGTTGCAGCAGGCGGCCGATGCGCTCGACCGGCTCGAAGTAGCGGGGCGATCCGCGGATATCGGGCGAGTCGGCGACGCCGCCGAGCGGGTCGGCAAGCTTCGCTCCCTGCTGGAACCGGGCGTAAAGCGATGCTTCGCCGTCGACGGGACGCCCGTTCCGCGCCGGCACACCCCCGACGGCGAGCGCGACGACCGCCCGGACATCACGCTGCTTGCGCCCGCCTACTTCGGACTAGAGGGCGTGTTCGGCGAGCACGCCATGCGCGCCGCCGAGCGGGCGGCAGCGAGCCTGGAGGACCCACGGTTAGGCGGTCTCCAGCGGTTCCGTGGTTTTCACCGTGACCACGACGTACACCAGCACGGCGGCAACGGCCCATGGATGCAGTACACCGCCTGGCACGCGCAGTTTCGCTTCGACCGCGGCGAGCACGAGCGGGGCGACGAGGTGCTCTCGACGATCACCGGCCACGCCGACGCGGCGGGTCACATCCCCGAACACCTCTCCACGCGCGAGCGCTTCGAGCAGTTCATCGAACAGGAGTGGGATACGGGCGCTGACTTCGAGAAGGAGTTCGACGACGATGTGCTTCGGGACGTGCCGTTCGACCGCATCGTGGAGGAACTGAGTCACATGCGCACGACGTACGACGAGATGGCGGCCGCTCTCGAGGAGCGAGACGTCATCTCCTTCGCGGCGCCGCTGGCGTGGTGTCACGCAGAGTTCCTGACGGCGCTGCTCAAGCGCGAGGCACAGTGA
- a CDS encoding sugar phosphate isomerase/epimerase — protein sequence MAGRTFECVAFNTTAYSYLPHWRPAYSIEETVERIAGYGYDAVELAACRPHALPEATSEREHTELVQTVEDAGMTVASVCSHFRRWG from the coding sequence ATGGCGGGCCGCACCTTCGAATGCGTCGCGTTCAACACGACCGCCTACTCGTATCTCCCCCACTGGCGGCCAGCCTACTCGATCGAGGAAACCGTCGAGCGCATCGCCGGGTACGGGTACGACGCCGTTGAGCTCGCCGCCTGTCGCCCCCACGCGCTGCCCGAGGCGACATCCGAAAGGGAGCATACCGAGCTCGTACAGACGGTCGAGGATGCCGGGATGACGGTGGCGAGCGTCTGCTCGCACTTCCGCCGTTGGGGCTGA
- a CDS encoding sugar phosphate isomerase/epimerase family protein: protein MGLNLGAPDDAERAAARSYLGGVAELAAAVDASYFHVVPGWSVGGQSASDAREHAVAEIDRALAEAEYGDANPLIEPLRFRECDIAHTADQALSIVDELSADAGVLLDTFQMADDATNPVDAFDTVGDELRMVHLADTDRRPPGDGGVPWELVFDALDDIGFEGPVSVEVWGDNPDELTRASAAGLRELDVTAE, encoded by the coding sequence TTGGGGCTGAACCTAGGGGCACCGGACGACGCCGAGCGCGCCGCCGCGCGGTCGTATCTCGGTGGTGTGGCGGAACTGGCTGCCGCGGTCGACGCGTCGTACTTCCACGTCGTGCCGGGCTGGTCGGTCGGCGGCCAGTCCGCCAGCGACGCGCGCGAGCATGCCGTGGCAGAGATCGACCGGGCGCTGGCCGAGGCAGAGTACGGTGACGCCAACCCGCTGATCGAGCCGCTTCGCTTCCGCGAGTGCGACATCGCGCACACGGCCGACCAGGCGTTGTCGATCGTCGACGAGCTGTCGGCCGATGCCGGCGTGTTGCTCGACACGTTCCAGATGGCCGACGACGCAACGAACCCCGTCGACGCGTTCGACACCGTCGGCGACGAGCTCCGCATGGTCCACCTGGCCGACACCGACCGCCGCCCGCCCGGCGACGGCGGGGTCCCCTGGGAGCTCGTATTCGACGCGCTCGACGACATCGGGTTCGAAGGCCCGGTGAGCGTCGAGGTCTGGGGCGACAACCCCGACGAGCTCACCCGGGCCAGCGCAGCCGGGCTGCGCGAGCTGGACGTCACGGCAGAGTGA
- a CDS encoding SDR family NAD(P)-dependent oxidoreductase: MRLEDRTAIVTGASSGIGRGVADRLAEDGANVVVADVRRKPKRTDHYDRDDGRPTDERLRAEYGAEARYVETDVSTEDDVAALVEATIEEFGGLDVLVNNAGVQVLEATAEMTREQWQRVIDVNLTGTFLASKHAIPHLIESNQGRIVNVSSVNAYLGGAGEPYSASKAGIVNLTRDLALELAEDEVTVNTVLPGVIRTPMQNQNDEATRRRQAEKTPLPHVGEPSDVANAVRFFASDEAEWITGAELLVDGGYMIGGY, from the coding sequence ATGAGATTGGAAGACAGGACTGCGATCGTGACGGGTGCCAGTTCGGGGATTGGCCGTGGCGTCGCCGACCGACTGGCCGAGGACGGAGCGAACGTCGTCGTCGCCGATGTCCGGCGCAAGCCAAAGCGGACCGATCACTACGACCGCGACGACGGCCGACCGACCGACGAGCGGCTACGAGCGGAATACGGCGCCGAGGCTCGGTACGTCGAGACGGACGTCTCCACGGAGGACGATGTCGCGGCGCTGGTCGAGGCGACGATCGAAGAGTTCGGCGGGCTCGACGTGCTGGTCAACAACGCGGGGGTCCAGGTGCTCGAGGCGACCGCGGAGATGACCCGCGAGCAGTGGCAGCGCGTGATCGACGTGAACCTGACGGGGACATTCCTAGCGTCGAAGCACGCCATCCCGCACCTGATCGAGTCGAACCAAGGCCGGATCGTCAACGTCAGCAGCGTCAACGCCTATCTCGGCGGCGCCGGCGAGCCCTACTCGGCCTCGAAGGCCGGCATCGTGAACCTCACGCGGGATCTCGCACTCGAACTCGCAGAGGACGAGGTGACGGTCAACACGGTGCTGCCGGGCGTGATCCGGACGCCGATGCAGAATCAGAACGACGAGGCGACCCGCCGCCGCCAGGCCGAAAAGACGCCGCTGCCTCACGTCGGCGAACCGAGCGACGTCGCCAACGCAGTGCGCTTTTTCGCGAGCGATGAGGCCGAGTGGATTACCGGCGCGGAGCTACTCGTCGACGGCGGCTACATGATCGGTGGGTACTAG
- a CDS encoding Cdc6/Cdc18 family protein yields MIRDARVLRAGFIPKEIEHRDPEVNHLSSVLEPITNGEPADTAIVTGPSGAGKTCISKFVTERLREEVLDIETTYVNCWRNYTRFRTLYQILDNLGATIDIHRQSTPHDELVDRLQQYNGPRTVIILDEVDQLEDPGILYDLHSLEQFALICIANKEEELFSRVDDRLVSRLRSSEHVRMDKYHDEQLYDILNARAKWGLDDAAITDAQLYRIADAAAGDARLAIGILRTAASEADRADQETISDEMLLDAADDARAQIRQTSLDSLTPHQQTVYEIVHEHGPLGPGAIHERYSNAVDDPRTKRTVRTYLSKMVQYNLLEADGTSRDRQYSVVTEPVSSPGK; encoded by the coding sequence ATGATTCGCGATGCTCGTGTGCTTCGGGCGGGCTTCATTCCGAAGGAAATCGAACATCGCGACCCCGAAGTGAACCACCTCTCCAGCGTTCTGGAACCAATCACGAACGGGGAACCTGCCGACACCGCCATCGTCACTGGGCCAAGCGGCGCTGGGAAGACCTGTATTTCGAAGTTCGTCACAGAACGGCTTCGCGAAGAGGTACTGGACATCGAGACGACCTACGTCAACTGCTGGCGCAACTACACCCGATTCCGGACGCTGTATCAGATCCTCGACAATCTTGGCGCGACTATCGATATCCACCGCCAGTCGACACCTCACGACGAGCTCGTCGACCGGCTCCAGCAGTACAACGGGCCCCGAACCGTGATTATCCTCGACGAGGTCGACCAACTGGAGGATCCAGGAATCCTCTACGACTTGCACAGTTTGGAGCAGTTCGCGCTGATCTGTATCGCCAACAAAGAAGAAGAGCTGTTCAGCCGCGTCGATGACCGGCTCGTGAGTCGGCTCCGCTCCAGCGAACACGTCCGGATGGACAAGTATCACGACGAGCAGCTGTACGATATCCTGAACGCTCGCGCGAAATGGGGCCTCGACGATGCTGCCATCACCGACGCCCAGCTCTATCGTATCGCCGACGCGGCCGCCGGCGACGCTCGACTTGCAATAGGGATTCTCCGTACGGCCGCTAGCGAGGCAGACAGAGCGGATCAAGAAACAATCAGCGACGAGATGTTGCTGGACGCTGCAGATGACGCCCGGGCACAAATCAGGCAGACGAGCCTCGATTCGCTTACACCACACCAGCAAACCGTCTACGAGATTGTACACGAGCATGGTCCGCTTGGACCAGGAGCCATCCACGAGCGGTATAGCAACGCCGTCGACGACCCGCGAACGAAACGGACTGTGCGGACGTACCTCTCGAAGATGGTCCAGTACAATCTCCTAGAAGCCGATGGAACAAGTCGAGATCGTCAATATTCCGTCGTCACCGAGCCAGTCAGTTCGCCGGGTAAGTGA
- a CDS encoding DUF7342 family protein, which yields MNDRRPPDEFADINEAVGEEWEAETTPYERIRHVIAHTYSPVSADTVADDARTAPKTARKHLNTLSDEGFVETTPGEQGGTLYRRSPESLVVEEAADILEHVSTDELVTRIQEMREQLTEYRSEFGVDSPEELAVNQTNQAFSETESLQDEIDPETIREWKTLRRNLAFANAALSIGNAEQFVDSDRRSTDDGVPV from the coding sequence ATGAACGACCGAAGACCACCAGATGAGTTTGCAGACATCAACGAGGCGGTTGGCGAGGAATGGGAAGCAGAAACAACACCCTATGAGCGCATTCGACACGTCATTGCGCATACGTACAGCCCCGTCTCAGCTGATACCGTCGCTGATGATGCACGGACTGCTCCAAAAACCGCTCGAAAGCACCTGAATACACTCTCAGACGAGGGGTTTGTCGAGACGACACCCGGCGAACAGGGTGGCACGCTCTATCGGCGCTCACCTGAATCACTCGTCGTCGAAGAGGCAGCCGATATCCTCGAACATGTCTCGACCGACGAACTCGTGACGCGAATCCAGGAGATGCGCGAGCAACTTACTGAGTATCGGTCCGAATTCGGTGTCGACTCACCCGAAGAATTGGCGGTCAACCAGACGAACCAGGCCTTCAGCGAGACTGAATCCCTACAGGACGAGATTGACCCAGAGACGATTCGTGAGTGGAAGACGCTCCGTCGCAATCTCGCATTTGCGAATGCTGCCCTCTCAATCGGCAACGCCGAGCAATTCGTCGACAGTGACCGTCGTTCGACTGACGACGGCGTCCCTGTCTGA
- a CDS encoding type B DNA-directed DNA polymerase, producing the protein MPFSIDFLDDGRVLEWDATADGATVTEHGDYTPRFYVAPRDPATDLDLTTLQSVYDQHPDVVGTEMVARRPGFRRDEETVLAVDVAHIDRVPPLARQARQLSAYPVGDLACFNVDFSREFRYCLETGADPTPASELSTLRLSVPVTETSNDIYGELSVAGDTVTGSPTDILTAVQEGVEAHNPDVLVCSTSGIVPTLYEMATDAGIDEFTLSRWPSVDYQQLASQSTYSSYGRVGHSPARYNVPGRAIIDESNTFFYGETNLDGVLDLVSRSKKPVQELAWASIGNVLTAIQICEAHNRGVLVPWNSWRHEFYKPMGTLHDADRGGFIFAPEVGVHEDVHELDFSSLYPNIICTRNVSPDVIRCECHHDRDDVPGLGYSICDERGYLVDVLQPIIDARDEIKAAIHREQQCENPDEDRLAELEGRSGALKWILVACFGYQGFSNAKFGRIECHEAINAFAREILLTAKQRLEAGGWRVVHGIVDSIWVTPDPDVDDEDREDLEALATEITEAVEIRLEHEAHYDWVAFVPQCESDAGALTKYFGKVAGADEFKVRGIEARQRSTPPFIEKIQRDCLEQFDATRSPEAVLSSLRDAIDRLHAGEVPIEDLVERNRVSKPLERYTQNTQNVAALKRARDQNLAVHPGQDIEYVVVDDEKNSRERVALAHEDIETYDASYYETQLIRAVESVLSPLGWNRTEIRRELADIRMPELTAFTDRK; encoded by the coding sequence ATGCCGTTCAGTATCGACTTCTTGGATGACGGACGCGTCCTCGAATGGGACGCCACTGCCGACGGCGCCACCGTGACCGAGCACGGAGACTACACCCCACGCTTCTACGTCGCACCTCGCGACCCAGCGACCGACCTCGACCTCACGACACTCCAGTCGGTGTACGACCAACACCCGGATGTCGTCGGGACCGAGATGGTTGCGCGACGGCCGGGCTTTCGACGAGACGAGGAGACTGTTCTCGCGGTCGACGTTGCCCATATCGACCGCGTCCCCCCACTTGCTCGGCAGGCGCGCCAGCTGTCGGCCTATCCAGTCGGGGATCTCGCCTGCTTCAACGTCGACTTTTCCCGAGAGTTCCGGTACTGTCTGGAGACCGGCGCCGATCCGACGCCGGCAAGTGAGCTGTCGACGCTCCGGCTCAGTGTTCCGGTGACCGAAACGAGCAACGATATCTATGGGGAACTGTCTGTCGCCGGCGACACCGTCACCGGCTCGCCGACGGACATCCTGACCGCCGTACAGGAGGGGGTCGAAGCACACAATCCGGACGTCCTGGTCTGCTCGACGAGCGGGATTGTCCCGACACTGTACGAGATGGCGACGGATGCCGGCATTGATGAGTTCACGTTGAGCCGGTGGCCCAGCGTCGACTACCAGCAACTCGCAAGTCAGTCGACATACTCAAGCTATGGCCGTGTCGGCCACTCACCGGCACGGTACAACGTGCCCGGACGGGCGATCATCGACGAGAGTAACACGTTCTTCTACGGAGAGACGAATCTCGACGGCGTCCTCGATCTGGTCTCGCGCTCGAAGAAACCCGTCCAGGAGCTGGCGTGGGCGTCAATTGGCAACGTGCTGACCGCGATTCAGATCTGTGAGGCCCACAACCGCGGCGTACTCGTTCCGTGGAACTCCTGGCGCCACGAATTCTACAAGCCGATGGGGACGCTCCACGACGCCGACCGTGGCGGCTTCATCTTCGCTCCCGAGGTCGGTGTCCACGAAGACGTCCACGAACTCGACTTCTCGAGCCTCTATCCAAACATCATCTGTACCCGGAACGTCTCGCCCGACGTTATCCGGTGTGAGTGTCATCACGACCGCGACGACGTCCCCGGACTCGGGTACTCGATTTGTGACGAACGCGGTTACCTCGTTGATGTCCTCCAACCCATCATCGATGCTCGCGACGAGATCAAGGCAGCCATCCATCGCGAACAGCAGTGTGAAAACCCCGACGAGGATCGACTGGCGGAACTTGAGGGGCGGTCGGGTGCGCTGAAGTGGATTCTTGTCGCCTGTTTCGGATATCAGGGATTCAGCAATGCGAAGTTCGGTCGCATCGAATGCCACGAGGCAATCAACGCGTTCGCTCGCGAGATTCTGCTGACGGCGAAGCAACGCCTGGAAGCCGGTGGCTGGCGGGTCGTCCACGGCATCGTCGACTCCATCTGGGTGACGCCCGACCCCGATGTCGACGACGAGGACCGTGAGGACCTCGAGGCGCTCGCGACGGAAATTACGGAGGCCGTCGAGATTCGGCTCGAACACGAAGCCCACTACGACTGGGTCGCGTTCGTCCCGCAGTGCGAGAGTGACGCCGGCGCGTTGACGAAGTACTTCGGAAAGGTCGCCGGCGCCGACGAGTTCAAAGTGAGAGGCATCGAAGCCCGGCAACGTTCGACACCGCCGTTCATCGAGAAGATTCAGCGAGACTGTCTCGAACAGTTTGATGCGACTCGGTCACCGGAAGCAGTCCTCTCCTCCCTTCGAGATGCAATCGATCGCCTGCACGCCGGCGAGGTCCCAATCGAGGACCTCGTCGAACGGAATCGCGTCTCCAAGCCGCTGGAGAGGTACACACAGAACACACAGAACGTGGCGGCCCTGAAACGGGCCCGTGACCAAAATCTCGCCGTCCATCCCGGACAGGATATCGAATATGTGGTCGTCGACGACGAGAAGAACTCACGAGAGCGGGTCGCCCTCGCTCACGAGGATATCGAGACTTACGACGCCTCGTACTACGAGACGCAGCTAATCCGAGCTGTCGAAAGCGTGCTATCACCACTCGGCTGGAATCGGACGGAGATTCGCCGGGAACTTGCGGATATACGGATGCCGGAGCTGACCGCGTTCACGGATAGGAAGTAA